A region of Paenibacillus sp. JNUCC-31 DNA encodes the following proteins:
- a CDS encoding YheC/YheD family protein, with product MSRQLASKWLKTAALMKYPVAAVHIPQTMAFNSRNLLNMLNRYGMVYIKPVVGGGGYGVIRVSASGATYRYTHMMATRSFTSYNQMYRSLIRVKARRKYLIQQGVHLATIHGRPVDYRVKVVKTERGWVFRSLVGRLARPGLCVTNLSKGGTMLSGRRALGMSLPHISGRHKRREMRSLTLTCTQIMERQFPGVGQLGFDYGLDHSGKIWILEVNTRPQ from the coding sequence ATGTCGAGACAGCTTGCAAGCAAATGGCTGAAGACAGCAGCACTGATGAAATATCCGGTAGCGGCTGTCCATATTCCACAGACGATGGCATTTAATTCAAGAAATCTGCTGAACATGCTTAACCGCTATGGAATGGTATATATCAAACCGGTTGTCGGAGGTGGCGGTTACGGTGTCATCAGAGTGTCCGCAAGCGGAGCAACGTATCGGTACACTCATATGATGGCAACTCGTTCTTTTACCAGCTACAACCAGATGTATCGCTCCCTGATCCGTGTAAAAGCCAGACGAAAATACCTGATTCAGCAAGGTGTTCATCTTGCGACGATTCACGGCAGACCAGTCGATTACAGAGTCAAAGTTGTCAAAACAGAAAGAGGATGGGTGTTCCGTTCCCTAGTAGGAAGACTGGCTCGCCCGGGACTATGTGTGACGAATCTTAGCAAGGGAGGCACAATGCTTTCCGGCAGGAGAGCACTCGGGATGTCGCTGCCCCATATTTCCGGAAGACACAAACGCCGGGAGATGCGTTCACTTACACTCACCTGCACACAAATTATGGAAAGACAATTTCCGGGGGTAGGGCAGCTTGGTTTCGATTACGGGCTGGATCACTCAGGCAAGATCTGGATTCTGGAAGTGAACACCAGACCTCAATGA
- a CDS encoding sporulation histidine kinase inhibitor Sda, with amino-acid sequence MAMLSDEMLLDSYHKAIELNLERDFIALLLAEIHKRKLGTDVSAILH; translated from the coding sequence ATGGCTATGTTATCCGATGAGATGTTATTGGATTCCTACCATAAGGCGATTGAGTTGAATCTCGAACGAGATTTCATCGCACTGCTGTTGGCAGAAATCCATAAGCGCAAACTGGGTACCGACGTATCTGCCATTCTTCACTAG